The genomic segment ttccttcatgactgtcaagaactgttagtggagtctttgttaaaggaatacgtgtgaaaaataaaaaaaaattatgtgatagcgcatacatgtgttgcccgatttctttgcctcaatctatccaaaaggtgaaacagcttatttgctgcgctcaaatttcgcattaggaagtaacgtaatcgtcggtaattcttTTTTATTCATTATTAGTTTGTTGTACCTTAACTGGAAAGGGCATGGTTGGGGCTGGCTTTTAGCGTACTCAATTAGTTTTTTACGGACGTGACGGGTGGCGGGCGAAAAATCTTCGGAGGTAGAAATACCTTTTGCTTTCAGCTGTGTGCGCATAGAAAgtactttgtcttttattttcgtgTTGGTGAATTTAACTACAATTGGGCGACACTTATTAGGCGTGTAGTGACTAATGCGATGAGCACGTTCGATTGCCGTGTCAGGCAGGCTGTCGATTACACCGGTTAGTGCTTCTCTTATGCGTGATTCGGACTGTTCCCACGATTCCCGAGAGTCACGGATGCCATGAAATATGAGGTTGTTGCGTCGCGATCTGTCCTCAAGTTCGTCAACGCGCATTAGTAAAGAGTCTAGCCGAGTTGTTTGGGCTTGAGCGGACGCCTGAATGCCAGTCATTTCATCGTGGAGATGGTCTaaaacatttgttttttcttcaaggttgTCTAATCTTTTCTGGATACATTCCATTTTTGTCTCGATGTTCTTTTGACCAACCTTAATAGCCTTGACGTCGTTAACCAACTCGGCCTGACCCTTAGCAGATTGTACAGAACGAGCCTGAAGGTCTTTTAACAGCCGGAAAAGAACTTCCGTCTGCTGAGAAGGATTTGATGGCAAATTCTGCAGCTCGAGTAATGCCTCAGTAGGCGTAGTAGGACCGGGATTAGTTTCCACGTCACCTGAGCACAATAACAGCAACGCCATAGAGAAACAATCTGCGACAATTTCACAGAGCACTTGTTGGCACGGAAGCAATAGCAAAAATGGGTCGTCACTTTTGTTAGCATAAAGCGAAACGTTTTTACAGACCTGCGAAGTGGAAAGGTGCGCTGTATGAGCCATGGTGCTCCAAATGCTGCTTCCGTGCCAACTAAACGGACTGACGCTCGGACAGCCGCTTAAGTTGCCACTGCGATGTGACGACGCGGTTGACGATGATGGTGCGCAGAAGGCTGGGCGCAGTAGTTGTAGTGGGTCGATGCGGAGATAGTTGCCGGTCTGCTGGTAGATTGTGGCCTTGCTTGATAGTAGTAGTGGTTGCGAAGGGTCATACTCCGAATACGCTGTGcacggacacagcagcagcaggaacgcGAAGATCGCCTGCGAAGTGGAAAGGTGCGCTGTATGAGCCATGGTGCTCCAAATGCTGCTTCCGTGCCAACTGAAATAAATTCGTAAGCCAAAGTGAAAGAACATGCATTATCTCAAGAGGAACTGCTATTATTTATCTAGTCTGGTAATAGAAGTCCACTCACAAAAAATTTTTCACCGGAcagcgacttgccaggcttctaGCTAGAGACGCGCGCAACGAATTCTCGGGCTGTCTTGGGTGATTGCAAATGCATCCCATTTGTGCTCGTTGAAGCTTAGATCGCGGCAAAAAATAGTGTGATGGACAATTCTCATGGTGCATTTTACAttcttctttattgttttttctcaCAGCGCAGCCCGGAAGTGTAGCCTGAAGTGTTATAAATACAGGCTTACCCATTCTTTTTTGGCGATGCGACGCCTAGGGAGCACAAGGTAAAGCAGAAATCCCCGCCTTGCATTCATCCTAAAATGTTGCTTGTCTTGCACATCTTTCTCTCTACGTAACATCTCCAACAAGTGATTCCGCTTTGCCTGAGAGCAGGTTGTTAGAGAAACCTACAGAATTTAATCTTTCACCTTCTCAATGAAAGCTTGTTTTGACCTGCCGTTGGGAGCACCTCGCAAACGTTGCCTTCACGCATGCTTTTGCTATTCCCCGCTTAACAAGATTTGAATGTACGGAACTGAAACGTAGCAGCATATTTCCAGAGCGAGATATATATATTTCCATCAAACATATTTCGGCATGAACAAGTGCTGTAAATTTAATGACATCAGCTTGTCATTCGAGGAAGGTTTTGTGATCAATTCCAGGTTATTCATCCAAGAAGAAAAAATGTTGAAAATAATTTCCACGTTTTCCCTGGCGTCACACTGCTGTGCacgaaatatgaataaaaaacatGCAACATACGGGAATAGCTTAACAGCATTTGTCTCGCGAAGGTCAGCACTCGGGCCCCTGTCATAACCAGCTAATAACATATCACTGAGGACTGGGGCAAAACATGAGCCGAAGCACACACCTTGATTTTGAATGAGCCACATGTCCTTCTTCAAGATGAACGCCGAGTGTGATGCACTTTTCATGTTTGTAAAATAGAATGCATTATCGTGACGAAATAGTTTAAAGTGAAATCTGCCTCTGCGTTCATTTTTTAGAAGCTAGTTTAGCGGGGCATTATGTGTAGGTAAGGCACGTTCGAAGAAATTAGCGTGGCTACACCATATTTATGAACTTGTCATGACCTCTTCAAGGACACTGCGTTCGATCAAACGGCATTCCTTCAAACGTCATTGACACCACTGGTTCATGGCGATTTTAACTATACATCATTTTCCTGAATATCAGATGTCTTTGTAACCTTATTTAGGCGGAAAAGAACGAAATTATAATCAGAACCACGCTCCATCCCAAAAACTTAGAGTTTTACTTAGTCACCTCAGCGATCTTATCGAATAGGCGTTCTCTGCTTCACTTCACAGAAAGATAAGTATAAAAGCAGCCCAATTTCACCAGGCATTCTTAATATTTCATAGTGTCCTTGATCATACACAGGTGAACATACTTCTATTcatgtattttttaaaatttcgacATGCTTTATGAGTAAACAAATGGAAGAAGACTTGTTGAAAGACTTaattcttcaccaagactactcTACCTTACGCAGTGCGGCTGCCAAAAAGTTGAGATAACATTTCAAATGTCGCTGTTAGGCAATTAAGGTTCAAGGACTAACGACAGCAGGAAATCATGGAAATACAACGCGGTGATATACGCTGCCATTGAAAAGAACGGAAAGGCAACGACTCAGAATATTGCCTCGGCCTACGGCAAATCGTgctgtgaataaaaaaaagaaatataggtTTGACTACATTTTGCATACCTATCTATACCCTGGAAGGTTTCAAGAACAAGTCGTTTCTTACTCGTTACTTGTAAGGAAATTACCAGTGTGCGACAGTAAAACGTAGGCGGGGCTGCGTGTTTCCTAGAAGTGCATATACTCTGGTAGAAAACTGTCGGCTGCTCTAGCAGTTGAGTAGTGTGCAGGATGGGTTAGGACAAAAAATAAGTCCCAGTTCGCTGAATGCGCGCCCACCTTTCCATTCACAACAATGGCATAGTCATCCCATGAAGGGTTTGCATGGTGTGGTCCCCCGGGTATGATCACGAGGTGTAAGCAGCATATCCTTAGAATAAGCAGAAACACTCAAGGCGTCCTCGCGTTCAAGGAAACATGGTTTGGATATTAACGAGACCAACAATGGGTCAGAGAAATCCCTAGTTCAACTCCAAGTGCATTCTATTTTCCGAGAATTCTTACACACCTGGGAGCGCTGTTAGTGGTGGGTTAACCGTTGTTCGTCATACACAAAAGGCCCTTCCTTGAGTGCACGGTGAAAATTGAACCGTGACCGTGGTTTTACCACGTGTGATGATTCATAGCGCCCTTCTGCAGCCGTCGCCACTATCGTTATCATCGCCACGTGGTTTGTTCCCGAACCAAGCACGGAACACAATCCCGGAGTTTTGTACTATGCAGACATAATATATATGGAGAATTGTACGAGAGATCTTCGGTATGTTTTAGAAAAATATTGTTTGAAAATTGAATTATGCCTCTTTACGCGCAAAAAAAAGCAATATGACTATAAGGAAATaggcctaagtacacgggtgttttcgcaattttccccaatcgaaatccggccgccgacacagacgacaggcactgcgctgacttccaacactaTTTCATTGGAGATGCCAAATCATGTCTATATGAAAGATGAGGGCAAATGCACAGAAAATGGAAAGCGGACAACATGCGCGTTCTAACAGCAAGCAATCTTTGCTATGTACATGGTCCTCCCTGAATGTTCTCTGTCCCTTGGAATGGTCACACCTAGTTTTGGACCCTTCTTTGTCAAGAGCTACTTTCTCTGTGTGGCATGTCGACGCGGAATTGCCTCAATGGCATTGTTTTCTTCATAATcacactaatatatatatatatatatatatatatatatatatatatatatatatatatatatatatatatactgttttgCGAGAGAACGCACTTTCCTTGTCAATATCTGCGTATTAGGACAGCTGGCACTAATAAGAAAAGCTTTTCTTAAATATTTAATGTGTTTGGAAGGAGCGAGAGCGCCAAAAGAAATGGGGAGGCTTAAATTGCTTCGAGAATACTGGTGGCCGGATTGCAGGGCCGGCGAATGGGGGTAACTTCCAAAGCTAATATGTATGGTTCTCTGAGAACGCCAGTTATTCTCCTATATATTTTCGATAAATACATAGGGTTTGGTATTTTCTTCGGCTATGAATATGCTTCCCGTTTACGGAACACGTAAAATACAACATTACCTACACCCAATTTCCTTGTGTTGGTCGAGACAGTTGGTAAATATGACCTGGGACATATGCCCGAAGTTTCGTCATTAGGCACGATAACTCTGATAGGTGAAGTATACTTTCACAAAAATTCAGCGACCAGAATTGATAAACAAGTCTTCCTTAATCAACTCTTTAAACGTATTATTTACTTTAATAACAAAATTACATTTGATGTACACATTCAAAGAAGTAAAAATGGAACGACCATGCTTCATCGCCTTCTTCTGAGTGCATCTCGCTAATACTGGTGTCTAACTCAATATTGGCTCAAAGGTGACATGCCTTGAAAGTCACCGGCCGCTATTGGTTAACTACAGTGTGAGCCGGGAAAAAATTTCCATATAAATTTCTAAGCCAACTTTTGGCAATGCTTCCCCAACGCTGTGCCAAAGCCGGCTGAGAGGAATGTCACATACACCTACAGAGAACCGCACAAGGAGATTACCACGTGCTTTCTTGCACCCTTCAGTTTGCCTAAAGTAGAAAGACGGTTGCAAAAAcatctagatgtagaaaaggaagATGGTAAGAGAGAGGATAGTGCTTTCTTTTACTTGACCTCTACAAATACTGTCCCCTTTTTCACACCGTATTCTCAACCTACGCCGTCACCTTCCCTGGTCGCATAGTTAGCCACAGCCCTTCCGACCACGTGACTATTTCGAAGCTCCTCCCCCACGACGACAAAGCCAATAGGTACAATGTGTCGAGGACACGCCTCAATTTCCCTCCTCAGGTCGCCACTTGCAAAGAGCCCTGCCAGGCTTTAAATACCGTCGCCATCTTCTCCGAAGCCAGACTTGCTCCAGTCGCAGTGA from the Dermacentor variabilis isolate Ectoservices chromosome 9, ASM5094787v1, whole genome shotgun sequence genome contains:
- the LOC142558394 gene encoding uncharacterized protein LOC142558394; its protein translation is MAHTAHLSTSQVCKNVSLYANKSDDPFLLLLPCQQVLCEIVADCFSMALLLLCSGDVETNPGPTTPTEALLELQNLPSNPSQQTEVLFRLLKDLQARSVQSAKGQAELVNDVKAIKVGQKNIETKMECIQKRLDNLEEKTNVLDHLHDEMTGIQASAQAQTTRLDSLLMRVDELEDRSRRNNLIFHGIRDSRESWEQSESRIREALTGVIDSLPDTAIERAHRISHYTPNKCRPIVVKFTNTKIKDKVLSMRTQLKAKGISTSEDFSPATRHVRKKLIEYAKSQPQPCPFQLRYNKLIMNKKELPTITLLPNAKFERSK